GGCAACTTCATAGCGTTTTCAGCTCTCTGGTCGCTGCCTTCTCCAATCGTTTGGACAAAGATGTATTGTAGAAAATGTAGGAAAATTGAAGAGCAGAGTTACAGTGTTTGGTCCCTTTTACCAGGTAAAGGGATCCTAAGATTGAATTGTAATAATGCAGATCAGCAGCGTATAACTCTGTTTCTTGTTGAAATTGCTTCAATCAAATCCCattaaatttcgtggaccatcTTCTTGCTTGCTTCCCTAGGAAAcccaaaaagaaacaaagaaaacagaTAATGGTTGTTCCTATTAATGATTCTGACATATTTTACGTTTTACCTGttaacttataaatatgttCGTAAACTTCAGTGGGAGATGtactctttttttctctttttcacaGTAAATTATTGTAGCATGAAAAGCTTCATTATTTGGCATTGTTGTTTGcatagttaaaaaaaaaggttaatttcATCTGTTAAAtacgttcaaaaattttatcttcCACAGTTAAAATTCACGATGGCTTTCAAACAAGACAATTTTATCATCCTTGtatcttttgttaatttaaacATATCTTGGTTCAAAACAGGGGGCGAAATCAGGGAGCATGGCCTTGCCGGCTTGCCCCATTGGTAACatggtataattttatttcctaGCCCCTCttaaaatctaataattcaatttagtctattttaacatcgaatttttgggtttttgaatTATATCTCATACAAAATTACCGGGGTCGACCTGGTTCAAAAGATCATAGCAAAGTAGGGTTTTAAAATCTTATTgaatggttttatttatttactttaagtGGATTCACAAAGAAGCGGAAGGGGGTTGAATGGGTGAATTGGCAACACAGTGTTCaagaaagaaagcaaaagaCCCTAATCTCAATTCTTAACTTTCGCTATTCCCATGGGGGGAACAAAGATCTGCCTTTGCCTTTACCATCACAATCCTTCTgtctttcattcattcattcattcgaATCTTTCATTTTCCCactccttctctttttctttttcattgttcAATCAAATGCCACTGTCAGTATCTCTTCACTTCAGATCATGATCAAAAGCATTATCAAATCcccatttctcactttttcagaGAAAAAACAGAAGATAACAAAATTCCATTCTTCCcttccacttttttttttctttctatcttACCACTTTGcctttgtttttcatttcttgCATGCTACCCATTTGCTAAAATGATACATGTTACCcaaaaaatgaaagtgaaatCCATTGGAATGATATTTACACTAAAATTGGCCATAGAATAATGCATAAAGCCTTGTCATTActataaccaaaataacaaaaaaagaaaagtgaaaaattaacTATGCTATCAAGCCATTAGCAATGGCTCGATTTGTTTCTACATGAGTAGTTTCATACACTGGAAGCTCTTCTCGATACCTATCATTACCAATAAGAACAAGATGATCCAACTCGAACAAATCCGAACTCGAATAGCTTGCTGcatcatcttcatcttcctccATCTCCTCCATCACATAATTACTGTGATTGTCCCTTGAAATAAAGTCCTTCATTTGGTTTAGatgatattcttttaaaaacttagtAGCCATTTCTTCTACTCGCCTACTTTTCTCCATTGCTTGTAACTTTAGCTCTTCGTCGAGCTTCCCCGATGGCGATTTCCTAATTTTCCATACGGTAGGGACAGCAACCGACACTGAACTCGAGTCTTGTTCTTCGTATAAGCATTTTTGCCCACAGGGTCTGCAGTCTTCGTCGACAATTACACTCACTGGGCAAAATCTAACACTTCTTTTGACTCCATTTCGTAACCTTTCTCTCGTCGAAGGTGAGTTCTTGCTTAGACATGATCTTGAAAACGAGGAAGCTGAAGAACAGGTTGAAACCTGTCCAGACTTCAATTTCCTTTCATCATCACAACTTAACATCGAAGACGGACCCCTTGCTTTCTTTGTATTACTTGTTGTGAACAGAGAATTGATGAAACTCGCTAGACGGCCGCCAGGTGAAATGGGTTGTTTCACCTTCTTTAAATTGCCGTAAATTTTAGTGGCTCTTGATTTTGACTTGAAAAGACTTTCTTCGAGCTTTGGTGTGTAGTCGGAGGCGGAATTGTAATGATAATCATCGAGCAAATGCGACTCCCTTTGTTCGTAAAACAAAGCCCTCTCTGTTCTCCCTGTTTTCTCTGTTTTAAGTGGTTTCTCCGACCGAGCTGACATTGTGGTCCTTACTGGTTTAGGCCTCGATCTTACAAAACATGATGACTTCGATTTTGAAACATACATAGATTCAGTGTCCGACGATGAGAAACCACCGGAACTGGAATCGGATGAGGTGGAAGTGGAGCTAAAGAAAAGAACATCATGATCATGATCATAATCATGATGTGAAACCTGTTTCCGGCCTGCATTTGCCTTTTCAGTGACCTtcttttccatccatttctcGATCAAACGAGCTCGTTGGAAACTCGacatttcttcatcttcctcttcTACTCTGCTTCCATTGCATCTCACGCTAGctttgctttgtttcttttgcaTTGTTTCCCTGTAGAATTTCAAATCAACATTCCTGGTGTCACCATCATCGATGGAACGGTAGATTTTGTCAAGCAGAGTAGATGAAAAAGATGGGTTGTCTTTCTCCTGCCTGTACACTGTTTTCTCCAATCTGTACATGGCTTCTCTTTTGCCGGTGAACAAGGGTTCAAAAGCAGtggaaataaaaaagagaagattTTCGCTACAAAGAAATGAGATCActgtttcaaattttctttgaattgctggaaatgaaagaaaggaaatatgaaACGGAACAGAGAAATCGatggggtttttttttgttcttcttggaTATGAAGGTGGATGGAGAACAGAAGCTAGGTACTTATATAAAGGGTGTTTTACAACTTACTACGATGGAAGGTAATGCCAGATTGTCATCTGTCTATGTGGCACTCTTCCGCTTTTTTTCGGCAATCCCCAGATTAGCCCTTTCATTTTCATTCGCTTTGAATTTTGGACCGTCTGATGAGCTCTATTATGGAAGGACAAGGGTTTGTCAGTCTTATGTGGGTCCAAATGTTGGTTTAAGAATGGAAAAAAGATTTCTGGGTGCTTAAAGATGGAGATGGTAATGCCGTAATGGTGGTCtggaaagaaaagatgaaacgACTTTGAAATAGATTCCATTATTTCGGATTATTTAAAAAGCTATAATTTATCATATcaataattacaattaaaattaatcattatataaaatgaaaaatcattataaatattatatataataacaaattttaaatttatataactcAAATTATTCATGTACCCGTATCAcaatttatatatctatatatatattactttcaAGGTTTTAACTCTTTTTATAGGAAGAgtatatttgattttggttacGTAGATTTGGCTGATGGAATGTCGAATttttcaaataacaaaattattgaatataagaTTATTTAGTATCATTTATGTTACATTATATTGTTTTAGATTATTATCAACAAGTGTTGGGTGTAATGATGATGCCAATTAAACTCTTAAGGAGAAAAtataatgttgaaaaatatgtttttgttattatttaagagcaaaattaactaatagagaaaataaactAAGGTAATTTAATGTGaggtaaatttatcaaaatatcacgttgtcaagaaaatttaatactacCAATGAATAGATGGTACTAAAATTACCTTTTATTTACACAACtactaataaaatcatattaccGAACTAAAgtactaataaaatttataaactttataatcAAAAGTTTGATACGTTGATTGTAAAGTTTTTAACTATATAAGTAGAATTAAAAGAACGTTAAatgtctttaattaatattttaaattaagtctgttggaattaaaatttatcatgcatcaaataaaaatttatttttaaatgaatttatcaaaataatagttattataAAAAGTAGGTGTATAATATAACTGAACAAAAATGACATAAGACAGAATTAAAAGGCATTTTTATTCCTtagaattgtttttaaaataaaaataaacaattatagaATAATTAATCAAAGGAGGAGGGAGGGCAGgaaagttcaaattttattactatGAATTGAAGGAAGGTTGAGTGTTGCTAGGGTTTTAAAATTGCCATTGAGTTGGCATATTTGAACCATAATAGGCAGGAGACAAGACATAAATGGAATGTGGAAATCCTCGATATATATTTCTCATTCAATTAACTGATTAATTCTGAGTGCATATTATTCACTACCATATAAACATTGAAGTGATAGCAAATCGTTGTGGAACTGCCATGAATCTTTAGCAGGGAACAGGTGCTACAGTTTTGAGACAACTCTCTGATTTGTACGATGTACTAATTCATAcaatatttttaccttttttttttctcaccaAATAAATAACGTTTATtcgaaaaaacaaaacatatattataatggTGTAATCCAGACCTCACTTATTacgaaaacttaaaatttaatgttgcATTCTACGTATTAATGGTTTATAacaaaaataggtaaaatatgtaatttttatttcgtAAAGTTATGACAcgtgttatttttaaataaataaaaatatttaaaatgaaagagAGTTAATATTCGATGTGTTTTATGATTCATTAAAGATTATTGATGAAAACTTTGCAATGAGATTCAATAATAACATTGCACAATTTACAAGCATTTTATGGTCTGAATCTAGTTTTATTCAGGTTGAATATGGTATTTAGGTAAAACTCTTACAATAATAtcgatttcaaaatttgaatttaatccaaatatcTAAGAAAATTccaagattaaataaatttatttgaatggcgtgaaattatatatttgtgaAATATAAGTAAAAGGAATGGATAAAAATCAGATTTAATTATGTGGGTAAGTTGATTGGGGGAGGCAGCcttcattttgtttcaaatttaaaagCTCTGGATTCAATAACGGTTCAAAgttgaaacaaaaaaacaaaggcattttcttctttattattttaaaatatccaCTTTTGCACATCTCGTATAGGCTGAGATGCCTTTTTCTACTCTACTTTAAGAGGGAATAGTCAATATACGGTCTAAAGAAGTTCATGCGCCCATTACTTCCCCAAAAGCAAATCGCATTATTTTTCGACACGATTTGGGTAGCTAAGCTACAGTATTTGACTAAGACAAGAGCGTGTGTGTTTGGCTAATCCAAAGCTAAAACtcgtcattattttaaattaacttatttttagatattaaattaaaattttgttttcacgTAATCAGCtgtaaaaagttaattaaaaacTAGATTTGGTGGCAAAAATAttcacttaaattttaagtttagtggCAAAATTCAATTATTGATTAGTAAATTTGCTCATATTCTAAAAGTGTACCAGCAATCTAATGCCTGAGTAATTAATGAAAGTGACTCTAGACATGCATAAATTATCAGATATGGTATGGATTGAATCCATCAACCTAACAACGAAGGAACCATGTGGACGAATTAAATTTGAAGGAAGGTGTTCATCGAGGAGGCCAAAGACATCACATGCTATAGCAACATCCCCATGCCAAGTTCACTTAACCTTGTTAGCAAACCCTATCCAGACATTATCTGCTACTTGCTTTATTTATCAGATCGTTTTTATTGGTAGTGCAGTGGATATTGACAGCCCAAACACGTAATTAGTGATTACATAACATTGTGTTGCAATCcctatttaattatcatttacaGGGTGGTCGAGGAGCGGGATCGTCTACCTCGAAACTTCCTGTAAGGATCACTTGTTTTCATGTTTTTGGTTTACTAATGTACCTCCATTTCCAGGACATGAGCTATAATGGAAGCAACAAGCATAACTCTTTTATGTGCCCTCTGTGGTAGGGAAAAAAGGGGATCGATGCAGAAAGGTCATTGATCTGGTCTCAAGCAGTATCTCTCATCAGTCACCTTTGaatttttgagttaaaataAGCCTACAAAATACACAACATGCAAGGGTGGCTTCCACCACTTAGCAAGCAATATTAGACAATGATCGATgtgtactttttctttttcttgttttgaatATCATGGTTGTCTTTCAACATATGATGCGAATAGATTTGGTTGAACTCTAAAGAGATTAGATatatattttaccatttaaagaaaaaaaaggggtagGCCCTTGATATATTTGATGCCCGTGCGGCATTGTATACCTTGCTTTGCTTAAAAAGGAAACGCCATATCCCATTTCCCAGGGCAATACTGAATGGCATTGGCACCTTGGGGAAACCTATCGACTATCTtgtctttaattaatttcatggTGCAAAGAGAGAGAGACCCACGGTTTCAGAACGTTGATCCCATCCCATTGCATGATTCCTCTCTTCAACCATACTTTGGTCATCATAATTGTAAATCAATTAAATCTTCAACCCATTTTAAACTTGGGTATCTTCCCAAAATCAGATGTAATTTATTTCATTCCTTTTacttaaacttttatatatattaaaattgtgtgTAGGATCGGGTCAAGAGGCCAACAAGAATAACAGTCAGAAACGACCAATTAGAGGTTCCAAAAAACAGAAACGGGCCAATATAAGATATTCtctttataaataaacaaatcaagtTGCTATATATCTTCGGTGTAGTTCATTGATTGGttctatatgaatttatatgctaataattaatctaatataAACCTTATCTAGATTTAGTAGGGGATTAAGACTAAGAGTTAACAGCAAAGTACGGGCTGTGGACGACTGActgattttcttaattaattagaATGTGTAGGGGGGGGAGGGGGTCCAATGTGAGCAGAAACAGCTATGACCATAAGCTTTGCACGGGCGTAAATAATTAACGGCTGTTAGGGCATCACGCGCTGTTCTGGTCTGGTGGGGCCTAAAGTATTTGGCCACTGTGGGGAAACGGAATGTGGGGGCCATTTCCGAGGCACGTGAACTATATTCACTGCCTTTGACACGTGCGCTTTAAAGGCTATTAGCCTCTCTTTTCCTTTCTGAGCTTCCTATTCCTTCCCAAAGGTCTAGTTTCCCATATACTCACCAATTGTGACTCGCCACGTGTATAGTAGCCCCTTTCCgattaagaaaaattaaggcgtagaattttttatcatgagtcaattaaattagaaatatgaGACTATTGGGGCCTCCAAAGGACAATCTGAAAGTGCCCCAACGAGACATATGTAGGGTCTAATCACAAGGGGACATAGACTTTGTAGGATCGAGAGGTTGCC
This sequence is a window from Gossypium raimondii isolate GPD5lz chromosome 5, ASM2569854v1, whole genome shotgun sequence. Protein-coding genes within it:
- the LOC105770838 gene encoding protein BIG GRAIN 1-like B; this translates as MYRLEKTVYRQEKDNPSFSSTLLDKIYRSIDDGDTRNVDLKFYRETMQKKQSKASVRCNGSRVEEEDEEMSSFQRARLIEKWMEKKVTEKANAGRKQVSHHDYDHDHDVLFFSSTSTSSDSSSGGFSSSDTESMYVSKSKSSCFVRSRPKPVRTTMSARSEKPLKTEKTGRTERALFYEQRESHLLDDYHYNSASDYTPKLEESLFKSKSRATKIYGNLKKVKQPISPGGRLASFINSLFTTSNTKKARGPSSMLSCDDERKLKSGQVSTCSSASSFSRSCLSKNSPSTRERLRNGVKRSVRFCPVSVIVDEDCRPCGQKCLYEEQDSSSVSVAVPTVWKIRKSPSGKLDEELKLQAMEKSRRVEEMATKFLKEYHLNQMKDFISRDNHSNYVMEEMEEDEDDAASYSSSDLFELDHLVLIGNDRYREELPVYETTHVETNRAIANGLIA